In a single window of the Saccharothrix australiensis genome:
- a CDS encoding maleylpyruvate isomerase family mycothiol-dependent enzyme: MARTVPGGDAASRVTPEKWAAARAAVRDAGDRFADLVLSVPDPSVRATEDWSVAEVAAHVTGIAWNNTAVIADGAKQFPVPDVRRYIPGTTVDTIRRDLNPAQLRGFTERDPVRLAERLRGSIAEALDATADADPRRLVGWLGGSRLPLAGVFAHLTNELLIHGWDIARALDLPWSMPEDQAGLFFDLFLVEITRNGYGRLLDDDRPVRPGRIAVEFRSAHTRPVTLVLDSGVAHVEEPGGDCDVRVRFRPAALNLMLFHRVGRVRTVLGGSLSIGGRRPWLLPAFLRKVRMP, encoded by the coding sequence ATGGCGCGGACAGTGCCGGGGGGTGACGCGGCGAGCCGCGTCACCCCGGAGAAGTGGGCGGCCGCGCGTGCCGCCGTCCGGGATGCCGGCGACCGGTTCGCCGATCTGGTCCTCTCCGTGCCGGACCCGTCGGTCCGGGCCACCGAGGACTGGTCGGTGGCGGAGGTCGCGGCGCACGTCACCGGAATCGCGTGGAACAACACCGCCGTGATCGCCGACGGCGCCAAGCAGTTCCCGGTGCCCGACGTGCGCCGGTACATTCCGGGCACCACGGTGGACACGATCCGCCGCGACCTGAACCCCGCCCAGCTGCGCGGTTTCACCGAGCGCGATCCGGTGCGGCTGGCCGAGCGGCTGCGCGGCTCGATCGCCGAGGCGCTGGACGCCACCGCCGACGCCGACCCGCGACGCCTCGTCGGCTGGCTCGGCGGCTCGCGGCTGCCCCTGGCGGGCGTGTTCGCGCACCTGACGAACGAGCTGCTCATCCACGGGTGGGACATCGCCCGCGCGCTGGACCTGCCCTGGTCGATGCCGGAGGACCAGGCCGGGCTGTTCTTCGACCTGTTTCTCGTCGAGATCACCCGCAACGGCTACGGCCGCCTGCTGGACGACGACCGACCGGTGCGCCCCGGCCGCATCGCGGTGGAGTTCCGCTCCGCGCACACGCGCCCCGTCACCCTGGTGCTGGACTCCGGCGTGGCCCACGTCGAGGAGCCGGGCGGCGACTGCGACGTCCGCGTCCGGTTCCGGCCCGCCGCGCTGAACCTCATGCTGTTCCACCGGGTCGGCCGCGTCCGCACGGTGCTCGGCGGGTCGCTGTCGATCGGCGGCCGGCGGCCGTGGCTGCTGCCGGCGTTCCTGCGCAAGGTCCGGATGCCCTGA
- a CDS encoding ABC1 kinase family protein codes for MNEITGRLARLPGLVLRFGRVAAVVCGYAVLIGGSALGARLRRGRDGRGLRDGDRWVRMLTRLGPSYIKIGQLLSTRRDLLPAEVTTPLARLTDAASPPSRRRIERAVRRAYRDRPWPFREFGWQPVACGSIATVHEAVTWDGRRVAVKVRRPGIERVMRQDFALAASAMTLLGVLPRLRRMPFKLMHAQVGGAILRQLDFAAEAASLAALRANLAGFDNVRIPEPLPELCTAETVVMEYVTDLTRFEPGELDADTRRAVVRAVLAAIYEMLFVDGLVHCDLHPGNLYFDHRADLVMLDAGFVIRLPDPVRRSFADFFINMALGDGWMCAQVVIESAAHVADDCDLEGFRAGLGELVAETSGAKSGEFDLARFAGRLFDLQRRFGLFPAPEFAFPLLSLLVIEGMIKVFDSDVDFQAEAVPILRRRNTPRAAESTVER; via the coding sequence TTGAACGAGATCACCGGTCGCCTGGCCCGACTGCCCGGCCTGGTGCTGCGCTTCGGCCGGGTCGCCGCCGTCGTGTGCGGCTACGCCGTCCTCATCGGCGGGTCCGCCCTCGGGGCGCGCCTGCGGCGCGGCCGGGACGGGCGCGGCCTGCGCGACGGCGACCGCTGGGTCCGGATGCTGACCCGCCTGGGCCCCTCCTACATCAAGATCGGCCAGTTGCTGAGCACCCGGCGCGACCTGCTGCCCGCGGAGGTGACCACGCCGCTGGCGCGGCTCACCGACGCGGCCTCGCCGCCGAGCAGGCGGCGGATCGAGCGCGCCGTCCGGCGCGCCTACCGCGACCGGCCGTGGCCGTTCCGGGAGTTCGGGTGGCAGCCGGTGGCGTGCGGCAGCATCGCGACCGTCCACGAGGCGGTGACGTGGGACGGGCGGCGCGTCGCGGTCAAGGTGCGGCGTCCGGGCATCGAGCGGGTGATGCGGCAGGACTTCGCGCTGGCCGCCTCGGCGATGACCCTGCTGGGCGTGCTGCCCCGGCTGCGCCGGATGCCGTTCAAGCTCATGCACGCGCAGGTCGGCGGCGCGATCCTGCGCCAGCTCGACTTCGCCGCCGAGGCCGCGTCCCTGGCGGCGCTGCGCGCCAACCTCGCGGGGTTCGACAACGTGCGCATCCCCGAGCCGCTGCCCGAGCTGTGCACGGCCGAGACCGTCGTCATGGAGTACGTCACCGACCTGACGCGGTTCGAGCCCGGCGAGCTGGACGCCGACACCCGGCGCGCGGTGGTGCGCGCGGTGCTCGCCGCGATCTACGAGATGCTCTTCGTCGACGGCCTGGTGCACTGCGACCTGCACCCCGGCAACCTGTACTTCGACCACCGCGCCGACCTGGTCATGCTGGACGCCGGCTTCGTCATCCGGCTGCCGGACCCGGTGCGCAGGTCGTTCGCCGACTTCTTCATCAACATGGCGCTGGGCGACGGCTGGATGTGCGCGCAGGTCGTGATCGAGAGCGCCGCGCACGTCGCCGACGACTGCGACCTGGAGGGCTTCCGCGCCGGGCTCGGCGAGCTGGTGGCCGAGACCTCCGGCGCGAAGTCCGGCGAGTTCGACCTGGCGCGGTTCGCGGGGCGGCTGTTCGACCTCCAGCGCCGGTTCGGCCTGTTCCCCGCGCCCGAGTTCGCGTTCCCCCTGCTCTCGCTGCTGGTCATCGAGGGCATGATCAAGGTCTTCGACTCCGACGTCGACTTCCAGGCCGAGGCGGTACCGATCCTCCGCCGCCGCAACACACCGCGCGCTGCCGAATCCACTGTGGAAAGGTGA
- a CDS encoding carboxymuconolactone decarboxylase family protein, with protein MDATTHVRVPLIEENQAEGRLAELYEEIKQATNLPFVPDMFRLTSTRPDLLEAVVAGYKGMYLGGVLPRPTRELISAWTSKVNECPYCVGTHNFFFRAFGGPEEIAKAVESASSVEDLPVDDRTKVLLRLLTKLSREAYKITDEDWQHALDAGWTREELLEGFFTASMFNFITRMVDGLGLGLSVAASRVSQQEIPTGGDR; from the coding sequence ATGGACGCGACCACGCACGTCCGAGTCCCGCTGATCGAGGAGAACCAGGCCGAGGGCCGCCTCGCCGAGCTGTACGAGGAGATCAAGCAGGCCACGAACCTGCCGTTCGTCCCCGACATGTTCCGCCTGACGTCCACCCGGCCCGACCTGCTGGAGGCCGTGGTGGCCGGGTACAAGGGGATGTACCTCGGCGGCGTCCTGCCGCGGCCGACGCGGGAGCTGATCTCCGCGTGGACGTCGAAGGTCAACGAGTGCCCGTACTGCGTGGGCACGCACAACTTCTTCTTCCGCGCGTTCGGCGGGCCCGAGGAGATCGCCAAGGCCGTCGAGTCGGCGAGCAGCGTCGAGGACCTGCCGGTGGACGACCGCACCAAGGTCCTGCTGCGGCTGCTGACCAAGCTCAGCCGCGAGGCGTACAAGATCACCGACGAGGACTGGCAGCACGCGCTGGACGCCGGCTGGACCCGCGAGGAGCTGCTGGAGGGCTTCTTCACCGCCTCGATGTTCAACTTCATCACCCGCATGGTCGACGGCCTCGGCCTCGGCCTGTCGGTGGCGGCGAGCCGGGTCTCGCAGCAGGAGATCCCGACCGGGGGCGACCGGTGA
- a CDS encoding SDR family NAD(P)-dependent oxidoreductase, translated as MSPSRAVLITGVNSSGGASSGTGRATALRLHRAGMPVYATGRRLEGLQDLADEGITTLQVDVTDEESMVAAVKRVTEDHGSVGVLVNNAAYSLNGTIGETPLDQVRRQFETNFFGLSRMTQLVLPGMREQRSGRIVMMSSIFGLFATPGRGYYQATKHALEAISDSLRLEVAPWGIKVAIIEPSPILGSFVPTTVGDLGLDTDSDLYADFWERFVTWHGAYREVDHPKGRGRTSVRSGKVAEVVERAITAPNPRIRYRIGIPVRLLRPQRAIFGDRAWEAFVTRFFPQP; from the coding sequence GTGAGTCCGTCGCGCGCGGTCCTGATCACCGGGGTCAACTCGTCCGGCGGCGCGTCCTCCGGCACGGGCCGCGCGACCGCGTTGCGCCTGCACCGCGCGGGCATGCCGGTCTACGCCACCGGGCGCAGGCTGGAGGGCTTGCAGGACCTCGCCGACGAGGGCATCACGACGCTCCAGGTGGACGTCACCGACGAGGAGTCGATGGTGGCCGCCGTGAAGCGGGTCACCGAGGACCACGGCTCGGTCGGGGTGCTGGTCAACAACGCCGCCTACAGCCTCAACGGCACGATCGGCGAGACGCCGCTGGACCAGGTGCGCCGGCAGTTCGAGACGAACTTCTTCGGCCTGTCCCGGATGACGCAGCTGGTGCTGCCCGGCATGCGGGAGCAGCGGTCCGGCCGGATCGTCATGATGTCGTCGATCTTCGGCCTGTTCGCCACCCCCGGCCGCGGCTACTACCAGGCCACCAAGCACGCCCTGGAGGCCATCAGCGACTCGCTGCGGCTGGAGGTGGCGCCGTGGGGCATCAAGGTGGCCATCATCGAGCCGTCGCCGATCCTCGGCTCGTTCGTGCCCACCACGGTCGGGGACCTCGGACTGGACACCGACAGCGACCTCTACGCCGACTTCTGGGAGCGGTTCGTGACCTGGCACGGCGCGTACCGCGAGGTCGACCACCCCAAGGGCCGCGGCCGGACGTCCGTGCGGTCGGGCAAGGTCGCGGAGGTCGTGGAGCGGGCCATCACCGCGCCCAACCCGCGCATCCGCTACCGGATCGGCATCCCCGTCCGGCTGCTGCGACCGCAGCGGGCGATCTTCGGGGACCGGGCGTGGGAGGCGTTCGTCACCCGGTTCTTCCCCCAACCCTGA